The proteins below come from a single Coleofasciculus chthonoplastes PCC 7420 genomic window:
- a CDS encoding metal ABC transporter ATP-binding protein, which yields MLEVHDLAVNYRNTWAISGVSFSIQPGQLTVLLGPNGAGKSTIIKAILGLIPLTRGEATFHDKPLKSQRKRVAYVPQRTQIDWNYPVTVWNVVMMGRTIHTGWFKHPSRQSQEIVQDALERVGLFEYRHRQIGELSGGQQQRVFLARALAQQAELFFFDEPFAGIDQKTEEIIFEIFQDLKFKNKMVLVISHDLGETLEQYDQVLLLNKELIAVGSKSEVLTTENLKKAYGKLMSLVVV from the coding sequence ATGCTCGAAGTTCATGATTTGGCGGTCAACTACCGAAATACCTGGGCAATCTCCGGTGTTTCGTTTTCCATCCAACCGGGACAGTTAACGGTGCTATTGGGACCCAACGGTGCTGGGAAAAGTACGATTATTAAGGCGATTCTGGGACTCATTCCCCTCACCAGAGGAGAAGCAACCTTTCACGACAAACCCCTAAAAAGTCAGCGCAAACGAGTCGCCTATGTACCGCAGCGCACCCAAATTGACTGGAATTATCCGGTTACAGTCTGGAATGTCGTGATGATGGGGCGCACTATCCACACGGGTTGGTTTAAACATCCGTCTCGTCAATCCCAGGAGATTGTTCAGGATGCATTAGAACGGGTGGGCTTGTTTGAGTATCGCCATCGTCAAATTGGTGAACTTTCGGGAGGACAACAACAACGAGTATTTTTAGCAAGGGCGCTGGCGCAACAGGCGGAGTTGTTTTTTTTTGATGAGCCGTTTGCGGGGATTGATCAAAAGACAGAAGAGATTATTTTTGAAATTTTTCAAGACTTAAAGTTTAAAAATAAAATGGTATTGGTTATTAGTCATGATTTGGGGGAAACTCTAGAGCAGTATGATCAAGTATTACTTTTAAATAAAGAGTTAATTGCTGTGGGGTCAAAGTCAGAAGTATTGACAACTGAAAATCTCAAAAAAGCTTATGGGAAACTCATGAGCCTGGTTGTCGTCTAA
- a CDS encoding two-partner secretion domain-containing protein produces MVRCRQSQSRRGICVTSGVAIAWVLSHWTTPTVAQVIPDSTLGVEQSVVTPDVMIQGFSADQIDGGAIRGANLFHSFSEFNVGEGQRVYFANPTGIDTILSRVTGTDISDILGTLGVNGGANLFLINPNGIVFGENAQLDVQGAFVASTAQEWVFENGTEFSATNPQAPPLLTINLTPGLQYGSNYQSAIASSGRLAVGGDLILAGRNLDLENQVQAGGNLTLLATDTLKVRDSVASPFIASAMGQLLVQGNQAVDVFALNHPDSGFFSGGDMVLRSSNTVSADAHFWSGGNFQIEQLDSSLGNLSSPYDPVIRARGDVSFNNYTGPSLHILAGGSVTISGDVAIEGVEANADAINGDIIVLSDGTEITINGSIRPTLDIRAGTTDFGTPDAAPLDNFNPFGDFDSPPTIDAVGTGTSADIRIAGLIDIQAADGLVLLTNQYRPNLSLSGGVITIPGIFTDDVNGGFLGNSGSVFIDSRGNIEVGQIDTSSVSGNGGEIRIISDQNITFTDNVDSSVRPNFGLGFGVGGNITVTAQEEIVLPSVNSSIRSATLGQGKGGDIEINTRSLSLVDGARIFTVTQREREDSGQGGNLTINASESVELIGVGIPPGSNQPINTSLQARTLGDGDAGNLTINTRQLILRDGGILSTITCGTGTLNGCGSAQPGTLRVNASDFIELIGTPNIDDGVLLTSGLFSTSVLEGDGGDIFVETGRLIIRDGAQIAAAAEKTSSGAGGNITVNASDLVELSGTRPNGRSGGLYTFALSSGDAGNLTVNTGRFIVRDDASVASSTDSTGNAGDLEINASESMQVINAQVRATTTLNAENAGDAGNFLINTNQLIVRDDGLVSARTFGPGDAGNFLINTNQLIVRDGGLVSARTSGSGNAGDLEINASESMEVIKAEVIATTTLNADDAGDAGNFLINTNQLIVRDSGLVSARTSGPGDAGTLDINTNQLVVRDGARVSADTSSTGEAGKLNVTATDSVEVIGTSADGQTASSLLFDSSAAETGGNAGELTIDTSRLIVQDGGLVSATTANTGEAGKLAVNASESVEVMGTAPDGTTPSRLLFDSLASEIGGNAGELTIDTSRLIVKDGGLVSATTANSGEAGKLTVNASESVEVIGTSPNGQTPSLLVFDSSGSGNAGELKIDTERLVIQGGGQVSATTFDSGQGGIIEVNASESVDVNGSGSGLFFESRSLANARGITLNTGRLTVENGGQLTVSGRGSGTSGDLEITADSIFLTNQGRLRATTTASEGGNIRLDVTDSIIMRFNSEIAAEAFGTANGGNITINAGGIVLAILSENSDVVANAFSGQGGNISATALLIEGFRQFEDRRTPESDFTASSELGIDGTVEVNTETQPQLEPLPQLQPVDPIEARCQVGQRRGSSEFIISGRGGLPPNPINNGGYNQGWVDFRDPISSTENRTNSGGNNPQPERKSTQIIEAQGWIIKENGEVELVAEVPNPTLYSSWQTPICPAPNDAIVP; encoded by the coding sequence ATGGTCAGATGCAGGCAAAGTCAATCACGTCGGGGAATTTGTGTCACATCAGGAGTGGCGATCGCGTGGGTTCTATCCCATTGGACAACTCCTACCGTTGCCCAAGTTATCCCGGATTCTACTCTAGGAGTGGAACAGTCTGTGGTGACACCAGATGTGATGATTCAGGGATTCTCTGCGGATCAGATTGATGGGGGGGCGATTCGAGGTGCGAATCTGTTCCACAGTTTCTCGGAGTTTAATGTCGGCGAGGGACAACGGGTTTATTTCGCTAATCCGACGGGAATTGATACTATTCTCAGCCGGGTTACAGGTACGGATATTTCGGATATTTTGGGAACTCTGGGGGTTAATGGTGGGGCAAATTTGTTTCTGATTAATCCCAATGGGATTGTGTTTGGCGAAAATGCTCAGTTGGATGTTCAGGGGGCGTTTGTGGCGTCTACCGCACAGGAGTGGGTGTTTGAGAATGGGACGGAGTTTAGTGCAACGAATCCTCAAGCGCCGCCATTACTGACGATTAACCTGACACCGGGATTGCAATATGGGTCAAATTATCAAAGCGCGATCGCAAGTTCTGGTCGTTTAGCGGTAGGAGGGGATTTGATTCTGGCGGGTCGAAATCTTGACCTAGAGAATCAGGTACAAGCTGGGGGGAATTTGACCCTATTGGCGACGGATACGCTGAAGGTGCGCGATAGTGTGGCGAGTCCGTTTATTGCTTCAGCGATGGGTCAACTGTTGGTGCAGGGGAATCAAGCGGTTGATGTTTTTGCCTTGAATCATCCCGATAGTGGATTCTTTTCCGGTGGGGATATGGTGCTGCGTTCTAGTAATACGGTGAGTGCGGATGCTCACTTCTGGAGTGGTGGAAATTTTCAGATTGAGCAATTAGATAGTAGTTTAGGGAATTTGTCAAGTCCTTATGATCCAGTGATTCGGGCTAGGGGAGATGTGAGTTTCAATAATTATACAGGTCCCTCTTTACATATTTTGGCTGGGGGGAGTGTCACCATTTCCGGGGATGTTGCCATAGAAGGTGTCGAGGCAAATGCTGATGCGATTAATGGGGATATTATCGTCTTATCGGATGGGACAGAAATCACGATTAATGGCTCGATAAGACCCACTTTAGATATCCGTGCGGGTACGACTGATTTTGGCACACCTGATGCAGCACCACTTGATAATTTTAATCCCTTTGGCGACTTCGATTCACCGCCGACGATTGACGCTGTAGGTACAGGAACGAGTGCGGATATCAGAATTGCTGGTTTGATCGATATTCAGGCGGCGGATGGATTAGTGCTTTTAACCAATCAGTATCGCCCCAATCTTTCCTTGTCGGGGGGAGTTATTACTATACCAGGAATTTTTACGGATGATGTTAATGGCGGTTTTTTGGGTAACAGTGGCTCCGTTTTTATTGACTCTAGAGGCAATATAGAGGTCGGTCAGATTGATACCAGCAGCGTTTCCGGAAATGGCGGTGAAATTAGGATTATTTCTGACCAAAATATTACCTTTACAGACAATGTTGATTCTTCGGTTCGACCTAATTTTGGCTTAGGGTTTGGTGTCGGCGGCAATATTACTGTGACGGCTCAAGAAGAAATCGTTCTCCCTAGTGTAAATAGTTCAATTCGTAGCGCAACTCTAGGTCAAGGCAAGGGCGGTGATATTGAGATTAATACTAGGTCGCTGTCCCTCGTGGATGGAGCTAGAATATTTACGGTTACTCAAAGAGAGAGAGAGGATTCAGGTCAAGGCGGTAATTTGACAATTAATGCCAGCGAATCTGTAGAATTAATTGGTGTAGGTATACCTCCAGGTAGCAATCAGCCGATAAATACCAGTTTGCAAGCGAGGACTTTGGGAGATGGTGATGCTGGCAATTTGACCATAAATACTAGACAGTTGATTCTGCGAGATGGTGGGATACTATCAACGATTACTTGTGGTACAGGAACATTGAACGGGTGCGGTTCAGCGCAACCGGGTACGTTGAGGGTAAATGCTTCTGATTTTATCGAATTGATTGGTACTCCAAACATAGATGATGGTGTACTTTTAACCAGTGGTTTATTTAGTACGAGTGTGCTTGAGGGCGATGGCGGAGATATTTTTGTTGAAACGGGGCGATTGATTATCCGGGATGGGGCGCAGATTGCTGCGGCGGCTGAGAAAACCAGTAGTGGTGCGGGTGGAAATATAACAGTAAATGCCTCTGATTTAGTAGAATTAAGTGGCACAAGACCTAATGGAAGATCAGGCGGTTTATATACGTTTGCTCTTAGTTCTGGAGATGCGGGCAATCTGACGGTTAATACAGGACGATTTATTGTTCGGGATGACGCATCAGTCGCAAGCAGTACGGATAGTACCGGGAATGCTGGAGATTTGGAAATAAATGCGTCTGAGTCTATGCAAGTCATTAATGCACAGGTTCGTGCTACAACTACTTTGAATGCTGAGAATGCGGGTGATGCTGGCAATTTTTTGATTAATACCAATCAATTAATCGTTCGGGATGACGGATTAGTTTCAGCTCGCACTTTTGGTCCAGGGGATGCTGGCAATTTTTTGATTAATACCAATCAATTAATCGTTCGGGATGGCGGATTAGTTTCAGCTCGCACTTCGGGTTCAGGGAATGCTGGAGATTTGGAAATAAATGCGTCTGAGTCTATGGAAGTCATTAAGGCAGAGGTTATTGCTACAACTACTTTGAATGCTGATGATGCGGGTGATGCTGGCAATTTTTTGATTAATACAAACCAATTAATCGTGCGGGATAGCGGATTAGTTTCAGCTCGCACTTCGGGGCCAGGTGATGCTGGCACATTAGATATTAATACGAATCAATTAGTAGTTCGAGATGGGGCGAGAGTTTCTGCAGATACCTCTAGCACTGGTGAAGCTGGGAAACTGAATGTAACGGCGACTGATTCTGTTGAGGTTATTGGTACATCGGCTGATGGTCAAACGGCTAGTAGCTTATTATTTGATTCGTCGGCTGCTGAAACCGGAGGAAATGCGGGAGAATTAACCATTGATACAAGTCGGTTAATTGTCCAAGATGGCGGATTGGTTTCCGCGACAACGGCGAATACTGGGGAAGCGGGAAAATTAGCCGTGAATGCGTCTGAATCGGTAGAAGTTATGGGTACAGCCCCTGATGGAACCACTCCTAGTCGTTTATTGTTTGATTCTTTAGCCTCAGAAATCGGGGGAAATGCAGGAGAATTAACGATTGATACGAGTCGATTAATTGTTAAAGATGGCGGATTGGTTTCAGCGACAACGGCGAATAGTGGGGAAGCGGGAAAATTAACCGTAAATGCGTCTGAATCTGTAGAAGTTATTGGTACATCACCGAATGGTCAAACCCCTAGCCTTTTAGTCTTTGATTCGTCGGGTTCCGGTAATGCAGGAGAATTGAAGATTGACACAGAACGGTTAGTTATTCAAGGCGGTGGACAAGTATCCGCCACAACCTTTGATTCTGGACAGGGTGGAATTATAGAGGTGAACGCCTCAGAATCCGTAGACGTTAACGGTTCAGGAAGTGGCTTATTTTTTGAGTCTCGAAGTTTGGCGAATGCGAGAGGAATCACGCTGAATACGGGTCGCTTAACTGTGGAAAATGGCGGACAATTAACCGTGAGTGGGAGAGGTTCTGGCACGTCGGGGGATTTGGAGATTACGGCGGATTCTATCTTTTTAACGAATCAAGGACGCCTACGGGCAACAACAACTGCTAGTGAAGGGGGGAATATTCGTTTAGATGTGACCGATTCTATTATTATGCGCTTCAATAGTGAAATTGCGGCGGAAGCGTTTGGTACGGCGAATGGGGGCAATATTACAATTAATGCTGGGGGAATTGTTTTGGCAATTCTCTCGGAAAATAGTGATGTTGTGGCTAATGCATTTTCGGGTCAAGGTGGTAATATTTCAGCGACGGCTTTACTGATTGAAGGGTTTCGCCAATTTGAAGACCGCCGTACTCCAGAGAGTGATTTTACGGCGAGTTCTGAATTGGGAATTGATGGAACGGTAGAGGTTAATACGGAAACTCAACCTCAACTTGAACCGTTACCTCAGTTACAACCTGTAGACCCAATTGAAGCACGATGTCAAGTCGGTCAACGGCGTGGAAGCAGTGAATTTATTATTTCCGGGCGCGGGGGTTTACCGCCCAATCCAATAAATAATGGTGGTTATAATCAGGGTTGGGTTGATTTCCGTGATCCGATAAGTTCGACGGAAAATCGTACCAATTCAGGGGGAAATAATCCGCAGCCGGAGAGAAAATCAACTCAGATTATTGAAGCGCAAGGATGGATTATTAAGGAAAATGGAGAGGTGGAATTGGTGGCGGAAGTACCGAATCCGACGCTGTATAGTTCCTGGCAAACTCCGATTTGTCCTGCACCAAATGACGCGATTGTTCCGTAG
- a CDS encoding transaldolase family protein, with amino-acid sequence MIYLDSALVSEAKTVENWGWVKGITTNPTLLAKSDLPPETALKQLAAISPGELYYQLMATDFQGMVTEGRKAFDIIGDKTVLKVPATAVGFQVVAHLSPEIPCSVTAIYSAAQAAVATEAGAKYAIAYVNRATRLLGDGLALVQEMATILKDSSTEILAASLKSPAEAAGALIAGADHLTLPLEMLDAMTTHNLSEQTIDEFAQKGRGLV; translated from the coding sequence ATGATTTATTTGGACTCGGCATTAGTCAGTGAAGCGAAAACTGTAGAAAATTGGGGATGGGTCAAGGGAATCACCACAAATCCGACACTGCTTGCCAAAAGTGATTTACCACCAGAAACAGCCTTAAAACAACTCGCGGCAATTAGTCCAGGAGAACTGTATTATCAACTCATGGCAACCGACTTTCAGGGGATGGTAACAGAAGGACGAAAAGCCTTTGACATAATTGGGGATAAAACAGTGCTGAAAGTTCCGGCTACAGCCGTAGGATTTCAGGTTGTCGCCCATCTATCTCCAGAGATTCCCTGTTCAGTCACTGCCATTTATAGCGCCGCCCAAGCCGCCGTTGCAACAGAAGCGGGAGCCAAATATGCGATCGCCTACGTGAATCGCGCCACTCGTTTACTAGGGGATGGTTTGGCTTTGGTGCAAGAAATGGCAACTATCCTCAAAGATAGTTCCACGGAAATTCTAGCCGCAAGTCTCAAATCACCAGCAGAAGCGGCGGGGGCTTTAATCGCTGGGGCGGACCATCTGACGCTACCGCTAGAGATGTTGGATGCGATGACAACTCACAATTTATCCGAGCAAACCATTGATGAATTTGCCCAAAAAGGGCGAGGATTGGTGTAG
- a CDS encoding CHASE2 domain-containing protein: MFKNLRQLLWQWRGVLITVPTITGLVLTLRSMGGLQLWEWTAYDQFLRWRPGETLDQRIVIVAIDEPDIQTLKQWTLSDATLAQLLRNIKAQQPSAIGLDIYRDLPVEPGHQDLVQVFTSTPNLMGVQKVLGDKYGTTVNAPPILKERNQVGAIDVLLDDDGRVRRALLSIRQDNNQTGTSSQELYSLPVRLALMYLENKGITLQPINPALGKVSLGKAVFVPMQPNDGGYINADTGGYQILLNYRRPQCQQHSQRCNPFPTVSLTEVLENKIPANLMRDRIVLIGVKAASLKDIFFTPYSNSYVTAEYGVDIHAQITSQLLSAALDGRSPIKVWSEPVERMWIVFWSSVGAISSWTFLRMRYLAVSILLLSTVLVGGSYLAFLQGWWIPLIPPLLALIGSEIAITAYLACIEREDRQAVMNLLGQHVTPKLAQAVWRDRHQLLKEGQITGQQLTATVLFTDIKGFTGITERTNPEVLMVWLNDYMKAMSQSVLDHDGVLDKFIGDAVMAVFGVPIPSTTPEAIAQDAIAAVRCALNMAAKLEQLNQQWKIQGLPTAAMRVGIATGTVVAGSLGSQQRLNYTTIGDSVNIAARLESYDKSIDGGICRILINEETYHYIKDYFLIQFIGLVQLRGRKQSLNVYQVFPDIRG; this comes from the coding sequence ATGTTCAAAAATCTGAGACAGCTTCTTTGGCAATGGCGTGGAGTATTAATTACAGTCCCAACCATCACTGGATTAGTCTTGACATTGCGTTCAATGGGAGGGTTACAGTTATGGGAATGGACAGCCTATGACCAATTTTTGCGCTGGCGTCCTGGGGAAACCCTGGATCAGCGTATTGTTATTGTTGCGATTGATGAACCAGATATTCAAACTTTAAAGCAATGGACATTATCGGATGCCACATTAGCCCAATTACTCCGCAATATCAAAGCCCAACAGCCTAGCGCCATTGGTTTAGATATTTATCGAGATTTACCAGTGGAACCGGGTCATCAAGACTTGGTTCAGGTGTTTACTTCGACACCAAATTTAATGGGTGTCCAGAAAGTTCTAGGGGATAAATATGGTACAACGGTTAATGCACCACCAATATTAAAAGAACGCAATCAGGTGGGTGCGATTGATGTTTTATTAGATGACGATGGTCGGGTGCGTCGGGCTTTGCTATCGATTAGACAGGACAATAATCAAACGGGTACATCAAGTCAAGAACTATACAGTCTGCCCGTTCGATTAGCGTTGATGTATTTAGAAAATAAAGGGATTACTTTGCAACCCATTAACCCAGCGCTAGGCAAAGTGAGTTTAGGGAAAGCTGTATTTGTTCCCATGCAACCCAATGATGGCGGTTACATTAACGCCGATACAGGAGGGTATCAGATTCTATTAAACTATCGTCGTCCTCAATGCCAACAGCACTCCCAACGCTGCAACCCATTTCCAACCGTATCACTGACAGAGGTTCTAGAGAATAAAATACCCGCCAATTTGATGCGCGATCGCATTGTTTTAATTGGGGTCAAAGCCGCCAGTCTTAAGGATATTTTCTTCACACCTTACAGTAATAGTTACGTCACGGCGGAGTACGGTGTAGACATCCATGCCCAGATTACCAGTCAACTCTTGAGTGCAGCATTAGATGGGCGTTCCCCGATCAAGGTTTGGTCTGAACCCGTAGAAAGGATGTGGATCGTCTTTTGGTCTAGTGTAGGTGCTATTTCTAGCTGGACATTCCTACGAATGCGCTATCTAGCAGTTAGTATTCTGCTATTGAGTACGGTTCTCGTAGGCGGTTCATACCTGGCTTTTTTGCAAGGATGGTGGATTCCCCTCATTCCCCCATTACTTGCCCTAATTGGGTCAGAAATAGCGATTACAGCTTATCTCGCCTGCATTGAACGGGAAGACAGACAAGCGGTGATGAATCTCTTAGGACAACATGTGACTCCTAAACTCGCCCAAGCGGTTTGGCGCGATCGCCATCAACTCCTCAAAGAAGGACAGATTACCGGACAACAACTAACCGCAACGGTTCTATTTACAGATATTAAAGGCTTTACCGGAATTACCGAACGGACTAACCCTGAAGTCCTGATGGTTTGGCTGAACGATTATATGAAAGCCATGTCTCAAAGTGTACTAGACCATGATGGCGTCCTAGATAAATTTATTGGCGATGCGGTGATGGCGGTGTTTGGCGTTCCCATTCCCAGCACCACACCCGAAGCAATTGCCCAAGATGCGATCGCAGCGGTTCGTTGTGCATTGAACATGGCTGCAAAACTTGAACAACTCAACCAACAATGGAAAATCCAAGGGCTTCCCACGGCGGCGATGAGAGTTGGAATTGCTACAGGGACAGTTGTAGCTGGGAGTTTAGGGTCTCAGCAACGGCTAAATTATACAACCATTGGTGATAGTGTCAATATTGCGGCTCGATTGGAGAGTTATGACAAATCAATTGATGGCGGGATTTGTCGGATTTTAATCAATGAAGAAACTTACCACTATATTAAAGACTATTTTCTGATTCAATTCATTGGGCTGGTGCAACTTAGAGGACGCAAACAGTCACTCAATGTTTATCAAGTTTTTCCCGATATCAGAGGATAG
- a CDS encoding metal ABC transporter solute-binding protein, Zn/Mn family, which produces MLKYLSSQTLNGWNSTVLALAIALTGCVQTNQTTVSPTENGTSGKKPSVVVSHRVLCDLTEEIAQDTIQLNCLLDPNQDPHTYRSTPSHRKAVETAQLILYGGYDGEPGVEGLIEASNTSAPIVAVFEEAVPNPLEGEAHHHNHNGDHHDHGEKEQVEHSDHEENHAADKGENVPDPHVWHDVQNSIAMVDVIRNQLTEINPDQADLYAENAQQLTSQLDQLDTWVNAQVETIPPGKRKIVTTHDALAYYVNAYGFEAAESLQGLSTEETPSAARVKELVGTIEQAKVPTIFVETTTNSTAIETVAREANVKVSEQKLFVGSLGAANSDTGTYIGMMTHNTCAIAKGLGGTCTPLNAPQLN; this is translated from the coding sequence ATGCTAAAGTATCTATCGAGCCAAACCCTGAACGGTTGGAATAGTACGGTGTTGGCATTAGCGATCGCACTGACAGGGTGTGTTCAAACCAACCAGACAACGGTTTCGCCAACAGAGAATGGGACATCAGGTAAGAAACCCAGTGTAGTGGTGTCTCATCGCGTCCTTTGCGATTTAACTGAAGAAATTGCCCAAGACACCATTCAACTCAACTGTTTATTAGATCCGAACCAAGATCCTCACACCTACCGATCAACCCCATCCCATCGGAAAGCCGTTGAAACCGCACAACTGATCCTTTATGGTGGCTATGATGGAGAACCAGGCGTTGAGGGATTAATTGAAGCCAGCAATACATCAGCCCCTATCGTTGCTGTATTTGAGGAAGCTGTCCCCAATCCCCTGGAGGGAGAAGCACATCACCATAACCATAATGGAGATCATCATGATCACGGGGAAAAGGAACAGGTTGAACACTCAGATCATGAAGAAAACCATGCCGCAGATAAGGGGGAAAACGTTCCCGATCCCCATGTTTGGCATGATGTGCAAAATAGCATAGCGATGGTCGATGTGATTCGGAACCAACTGACAGAGATTAATCCCGATCAGGCTGACCTTTATGCAGAAAATGCCCAACAGTTAACCAGCCAACTCGACCAGTTAGATACCTGGGTCAATGCCCAAGTGGAAACAATTCCCCCAGGAAAACGTAAAATTGTCACCACTCATGACGCCTTGGCGTATTACGTCAACGCTTATGGATTTGAGGCGGCGGAATCGTTGCAAGGACTCAGTACCGAAGAAACCCCCTCAGCCGCACGGGTCAAGGAATTGGTAGGAACCATTGAACAAGCCAAGGTTCCCACGATTTTTGTGGAAACCACAACCAATTCCACCGCCATTGAGACTGTGGCTCGGGAAGCGAATGTCAAGGTTTCTGAACAAAAACTGTTTGTTGGCAGTCTAGGTGCAGCAAATAGTGACACAGGAACCTATATCGGAATGATGACACACAATACCTGCGCGATCGCGAAAGGTTTGGGCGGAACCTGTACTCCGTTGAACGCACCACAGCTAAATTAA
- a CDS encoding metal ABC transporter permease has product MWDWLIEPLQWGYMRDAIAIALLLGILGAVVGSYLIVQQMIMIAHVIAHAVLPGLSIAFFVGEQFLSLGAFVAGTLSALVVAGIHQRSRVKVDAAMALTLTSFLGLGVILITLLETNQFDLSSILFGDILGVRTSDVWHTLIITVIVLLLTKLFYKELLFYTFDPLGAQASGLPVTTMYFGFVCAITLTIVASMQTVGVLLVISLLVGPAITAYLLVKELHQMMGLGAIIGVMAGVTGMYLSYHLDLPSGPAIVMVVFIFFILAFLFSPTQGILTEPGTVRWIAKILQPLKLWKR; this is encoded by the coding sequence ATGTGGGATTGGTTAATTGAACCGCTGCAGTGGGGATATATGCGTGACGCCATAGCGATTGCGTTGCTGCTGGGAATTTTAGGGGCGGTTGTGGGGAGTTATTTGATTGTGCAACAGATGATCATGATCGCTCATGTGATCGCCCATGCTGTTTTACCTGGACTATCAATCGCCTTTTTTGTGGGGGAACAATTCCTGTCTCTGGGAGCGTTTGTAGCCGGGACATTGAGTGCTTTAGTGGTGGCTGGTATTCATCAGCGATCGCGAGTTAAGGTAGATGCAGCCATGGCGTTAACCTTAACCAGCTTTTTAGGCTTGGGAGTCATCCTAATTACTCTCTTAGAAACGAACCAATTTGACCTTAGTTCTATTCTATTTGGTGACATTTTAGGCGTCAGAACCAGCGATGTCTGGCATACGCTAATCATTACCGTCATCGTTTTACTGTTAACCAAACTGTTTTACAAAGAACTCCTTTTCTACACCTTTGACCCCCTCGGCGCTCAAGCCAGTGGTTTACCCGTCACCACCATGTATTTCGGCTTCGTCTGCGCCATTACCTTAACGATTGTCGCCAGTATGCAAACTGTGGGCGTGCTACTGGTTATCTCCCTTCTCGTTGGTCCTGCCATTACTGCCTATCTTTTAGTCAAAGAATTGCATCAGATGATGGGATTAGGGGCAATAATTGGTGTAATGGCGGGTGTCACGGGGATGTATTTAAGCTATCACCTGGACTTGCCATCGGGACCTGCGATCGTCATGGTTGTCTTTATTTTCTTTATTCTGGCATTTCTATTCAGTCCCACTCAGGGAATTTTAACCGAACCCGGAACCGTCCGTTGGATTGCCAAAATCCTGCAACCCCTCAAACTCTGGAAGCGCTAA